The Nitrososphaerota archaeon genome includes a window with the following:
- the modA gene encoding molybdate ABC transporter substrate-binding protein, translating into MLLRTVIIFLIGAIIGALITAPLYLAPATPSKSITVFAGAAAAPVYDEAAKLFKDKYGVNVEFRLGGSGSVLSAMKIAKTGDLFIPGSPEFLLEAAKSNILDKGSVKKLAYLVPAIVVQKGNPHNITSLEDLSKPGLRVGIADPISVCVGLYAKELLEKNGLWESVKRNIVVYAQSCDATAALIPTGAVDAIIGWHVFVDWYPDKAERVWIEPSKVPKIGYIAGAVSVFAEDKVLAKKFLDFLASEDVAGIWARYGYFASEQEARQYAPNAAIEDII; encoded by the coding sequence ATGCTTCTAAGAACGGTAATAATCTTCTTAATCGGCGCGATTATAGGTGCTCTAATAACAGCCCCACTTTACCTGGCACCAGCAACCCCATCCAAGAGCATTACGGTCTTTGCTGGTGCAGCCGCAGCGCCAGTGTATGATGAGGCTGCAAAGCTGTTCAAAGACAAATATGGGGTTAATGTCGAGTTTCGACTCGGCGGCTCAGGTAGCGTGCTATCAGCGATGAAGATAGCGAAAACGGGAGACCTGTTCATACCCGGCTCGCCAGAGTTTCTGCTTGAAGCCGCGAAATCTAATATTTTAGATAAAGGTTCGGTGAAGAAGCTTGCTTACCTTGTTCCAGCGATAGTCGTCCAGAAAGGTAATCCACACAACATTACTTCGCTTGAGGATCTTTCTAAGCCTGGGTTGCGGGTAGGTATCGCTGACCCTATCTCAGTGTGTGTAGGGCTTTATGCAAAAGAGCTGCTGGAGAAGAATGGTTTGTGGGAGAGTGTAAAGCGTAATATCGTAGTTTACGCGCAGAGCTGTGATGCAACTGCTGCTCTAATACCTACCGGTGCTGTTGATGCGATCATCGGTTGGCACGTGTTTGTAGATTGGTATCCTGATAAGGCTGAGAGGGTATGGATTGAGCCGAGTAAGGTGCCTAAAATTGGGTATATTGCTGGTGCGGTATCTGTGTTCGCTGAAGATAAGGTGTTAGCTAAGAAGTTCCTTGATTTTCTAGCGTCTGAAGATGTTGCCGGGATCTGGGCGAGGTATGGATACTTTGCTAGTGAGCAGGAGGCTAGGCAGTATGCTCCGAACGCAGCTATTGAAGATATAATTTAG
- a CDS encoding Lrp/AsnC family transcriptional regulator, with translation MPKAYVLINTEPDVEEEFLEELKKIKGVVEATSVYGIYDFIVKVEASSLEEVKEIITSKIRKLKDLRSSVTLIAAEG, from the coding sequence ATGCCTAAGGCGTATGTGCTAATAAACACTGAACCAGACGTGGAGGAGGAGTTCTTAGAGGAGCTTAAAAAGATAAAAGGCGTAGTCGAAGCCACTTCCGTATACGGCATATACGACTTCATTGTTAAAGTTGAGGCTAGTTCGCTTGAGGAAGTGAAGGAGATCATAACCTCTAAGATTCGTAAGCTAAAGGACTTACGCTCATCCGTAACATTGATAGCAGCAGAAGGCTAG
- a CDS encoding MBL fold metallo-hydrolase, whose protein sequence is MLLLASLTFYGGVGEIGGNCILVEDRDTRVVLDFGVPFASRNRYYSPPYLSPRSINALLKLGLLPKIEGAYDVDKDENALNAVVISHAHLDHAGYIGFLRNDIPIYCGEAAAKILNYLSEVRQPTIEFNIKGKKINTFRTGQKIKVGSITIEPIHVDHSIPGAYGIILHTSEGSIVYTGDFRRHGPLWRMTDEFIEKAAECRPEVLICEATNMIGASVSSEEEVLNKLNILVAETKGLIIADFSKTDVDRLRSFYAVAEKSGRTLAISLKQARLLWHLRSDPKIKLPSLSNLVVYKKHKKRYEHWEHEVLNSTSSVDSEEVAKKQRELILVSSYYEFEELIEVEPQAGSCFILSASEPFNEEMELDYERITNWLNHLGLPHYHIHVSGHIMPTQLREAAQRIGSEKIYPIHTEYPNLFSKYMSDICKRIIQPTKGAKYPI, encoded by the coding sequence ATGTTGCTGTTGGCTTCACTAACCTTCTACGGTGGAGTAGGTGAAATAGGGGGCAACTGCATCCTAGTGGAGGATCGAGACACAAGGGTGGTCTTAGACTTCGGCGTGCCTTTTGCGTCAAGGAACAGATACTACTCACCACCTTATCTAAGCCCAAGAAGCATAAACGCTCTGCTCAAACTTGGTCTCCTACCGAAGATAGAAGGCGCTTATGACGTAGATAAGGATGAGAATGCCTTGAATGCTGTTGTTATATCTCATGCGCATCTGGATCACGCAGGCTACATTGGCTTCTTAAGAAACGACATACCTATCTACTGCGGAGAAGCGGCGGCTAAGATACTCAACTACCTATCCGAAGTGAGGCAGCCGACGATAGAATTCAATATTAAAGGGAAGAAGATAAACACCTTCAGAACAGGTCAGAAGATTAAAGTAGGCTCAATAACAATAGAACCTATACACGTCGACCACTCGATACCGGGTGCATACGGCATCATACTCCACACCTCAGAAGGCTCAATAGTATATACTGGCGACTTTAGAAGGCACGGTCCACTCTGGCGGATGACCGATGAGTTTATCGAAAAAGCTGCTGAGTGTAGACCAGAGGTGCTAATCTGCGAGGCGACAAACATGATCGGGGCCTCGGTTTCATCCGAAGAAGAGGTCTTGAATAAACTCAATATACTGGTAGCTGAGACCAAAGGTTTGATTATCGCAGACTTCTCGAAAACAGATGTGGACAGGCTGCGCTCCTTCTACGCGGTCGCAGAAAAAAGCGGTCGAACCTTAGCCATTTCTCTAAAGCAAGCTAGACTTCTTTGGCATCTGCGCAGTGACCCAAAGATCAAGCTACCCAGCTTAAGTAATTTGGTTGTATATAAGAAGCATAAGAAGAGGTATGAACACTGGGAACACGAGGTCTTAAACTCTACAAGTAGCGTTGACTCAGAGGAAGTGGCTAAGAAGCAGCGTGAGCTCATACTAGTATCATCCTACTACGAGTTCGAGGAGCTCATCGAAGTTGAGCCGCAGGCTGGTAGCTGCTTCATCCTCTCAGCATCAGAGCCCTTTAATGAAGAGATGGAGCTCGACTACGAGCGCATAACCAACTGGCTTAACCACCTAGGTTTACCCCATTACCACATACATGTATCAGGGCACATAATGCCGACACAGCTTAGAGAGGCAGCTCAAAGAATAGGTAGCGAGAAAATATACCCTATTCACACGGAGTACCCCAATCTATTCTCAAAGTATATGTCTGACATCTGCAAGCGAATAATTCAACCGACAAAGGGTGCCAAATATCCCATCTAA
- a CDS encoding NAD(P)-dependent oxidoreductase yields the protein MNCLVIGGTGFIGSHITRKLVNEGLNVITYSPSGNPRLLLDIVNRIKIERGSTTELAEVLSVMKKHQVKVVVYAAAEHPPWTPMNIVKTMILGFTNVLEASRLMDVERLVWTSSYAQLGPPELYPTERVNEDAPVKPGMLHAPSYVSNEYMANQYYEMYGLDVLSMRLGINFGPGRERRGVFDFIIDLFENPLLKKPVRVPNGDAKYTLQYVKDAAEAIWFGVKAKSFKHRVFNTCDEACTLRELAQYVKEEIPDADIIVEPGGKTPRVLVDASRIRQELGYTPRYGIKGGAKDYLQELRKTLLAGA from the coding sequence ATGAACTGTCTAGTAATAGGTGGCACTGGGTTTATAGGGTCGCACATAACAAGGAAACTCGTAAATGAGGGACTTAACGTAATAACTTATAGCCCATCCGGCAACCCACGCCTACTCTTAGACATCGTTAACAGAATTAAGATAGAGAGAGGCTCTACCACTGAGCTCGCTGAGGTTCTAAGCGTTATGAAGAAACATCAAGTTAAAGTCGTTGTGTATGCCGCCGCTGAGCACCCACCCTGGACGCCTATGAATATTGTGAAGACAATGATCCTCGGCTTCACAAACGTTCTTGAAGCGTCGAGGCTGATGGATGTTGAGAGGCTCGTCTGGACCAGCTCCTACGCCCAGCTAGGTCCACCGGAACTATATCCTACTGAGAGGGTTAACGAAGACGCACCAGTAAAGCCAGGCATGCTTCACGCACCCAGTTATGTTTCAAATGAATACATGGCGAATCAATACTACGAAATGTATGGGCTTGATGTCCTCAGTATGAGGCTTGGTATCAACTTTGGTCCTGGGAGGGAGCGTAGAGGCGTCTTCGACTTCATCATAGACCTGTTCGAAAACCCCCTCTTAAAGAAACCTGTAAGAGTACCGAATGGTGACGCCAAGTACACCTTGCAGTATGTTAAGGATGCTGCCGAGGCTATATGGTTTGGTGTAAAGGCGAAGAGCTTCAAGCATAGGGTATTCAACACCTGCGACGAGGCCTGCACACTACGTGAACTCGCCCAATACGTGAAAGAAGAGATACCAGACGCCGACATCATAGTAGAGCCAGGAGGAAAGACACCAAGGGTTCTCGTGGACGCGAGCAGAATAAGGCAAGAACTAGGCTACACCCCACGCTACGGAATAAAAGGAGGCGCAAAAGACTACCTACAAGAACTAAGAAAGACTTTGCTCGCAGGAGCCTAG
- a CDS encoding radical SAM protein yields the protein MSTTDTIKLFKGVVDNPLARWTLRRISGYCDDCNENRLEVALQLYVGTRRDACVKCKAAKFIVERVVKSGASAFGASEEQIRSKFKDPYWRRGLVNVIRGISYFGVRRPFVPGAPFQIVWNITRLCNLRCKHCYENAGRQDPNELTTDEALFGIDRLSRAGVVSIAFSGGEPTVRPDILKLIRHASDKGIYVAMATNGIVFSARDRVREFKEAGLNFVQISLDGLNPTTHDEFRGVPGAFEKTIQGIKNCVAEGLFTEVACVGTHFNYKQIPAIVDLCDELGVDWFMLYNFIPTGRGRDIVTADLTPDEREQLLRTLWLKRKTTKKVEILSTAPQFARVAKEVEAELAKAFEGSNGTSQLECDGLVIPTHFYNPKLQGELTKLADFIGGCGAGRFYVSIEPNGDIYPCVFFPHVDEVRIGNLIRDDFEKLWVKSNLLSKTRDKDLIGGGCRDCQYLYICGGCRARAYNYFGDILAPDPGCRANIAYWESVAGTVKVKEA from the coding sequence ATGAGTACTACTGACACCATAAAGCTCTTTAAGGGTGTAGTTGATAATCCTTTGGCTCGTTGGACTCTGAGACGCATTTCAGGTTACTGTGATGACTGTAACGAGAACAGGCTTGAAGTCGCTTTACAGCTCTACGTGGGTACAAGAAGGGATGCTTGCGTGAAGTGCAAGGCTGCGAAGTTCATTGTTGAAAGAGTTGTTAAGAGCGGAGCGAGCGCATTTGGGGCAAGTGAGGAGCAGATAAGAAGCAAGTTCAAGGACCCATATTGGAGAAGAGGCTTGGTTAATGTTATAAGGGGGATAAGCTACTTTGGCGTTCGTAGACCCTTTGTACCAGGTGCGCCTTTTCAGATAGTCTGGAATATTACGAGGCTCTGTAACCTTAGGTGTAAGCATTGTTACGAAAACGCCGGTAGGCAGGATCCGAATGAGCTTACCACCGATGAAGCGCTCTTTGGTATAGATCGGCTTAGTAGGGCTGGTGTGGTGAGTATAGCGTTTTCCGGCGGAGAACCAACGGTTAGACCCGACATACTTAAACTCATTAGGCACGCCTCGGATAAGGGAATATATGTTGCTATGGCTACCAACGGCATTGTGTTTTCTGCACGTGACCGTGTTAGGGAGTTTAAGGAGGCGGGTCTTAACTTCGTCCAGATAAGCTTAGATGGTCTTAACCCTACTACGCATGACGAATTTAGAGGCGTGCCGGGAGCTTTTGAGAAGACGATTCAGGGGATAAAGAATTGTGTCGCAGAAGGTTTGTTCACAGAAGTCGCTTGCGTTGGCACACACTTCAATTATAAGCAGATTCCAGCGATCGTTGATCTATGCGATGAGCTGGGTGTGGATTGGTTTATGCTCTACAACTTTATACCCACTGGTAGGGGTAGAGATATAGTAACAGCAGACCTAACCCCAGACGAGCGTGAGCAACTCTTACGAACACTTTGGTTGAAGAGGAAGACAACGAAGAAGGTTGAGATTCTGTCTACTGCGCCTCAGTTCGCTAGGGTAGCGAAGGAGGTTGAAGCTGAGCTAGCTAAAGCATTCGAGGGGTCTAATGGCACCTCGCAGCTCGAATGCGACGGCTTGGTCATACCAACCCACTTCTATAACCCTAAGCTTCAAGGTGAGCTCACCAAGCTCGCCGACTTTATCGGCGGATGTGGGGCAGGAAGATTCTACGTTTCCATAGAGCCGAATGGTGACATATATCCTTGTGTCTTCTTCCCGCACGTGGATGAAGTGAGGATAGGCAACCTAATACGTGACGACTTTGAGAAGCTGTGGGTAAAATCTAACTTACTGAGTAAAACAAGAGATAAGGATCTAATAGGCGGAGGTTGCAGAGATTGCCAATACCTTTACATCTGCGGTGGCTGCCGAGCAAGGGCATACAACTACTTTGGTGATATACTCGCACCAGACCCAGGGTGCAGAGCGAACATAGCGTACTGGGAGAGCGTAGCTGGGACGGTGAAGGTTAAGGAGGCGTAG
- a CDS encoding 4-oxalocrotonate tautomerase family protein, producing MPIITIYIKQGRSEEQKAQLVKEITEVTSRVLNTQKEKIVVAIVELPDTNIGRAGVLLSREKP from the coding sequence CTGCCCATCATAACCATCTACATAAAGCAAGGAAGAAGCGAGGAGCAGAAGGCGCAGCTAGTCAAAGAGATAACTGAAGTAACCAGCCGGGTTCTGAATACGCAGAAAGAGAAGATTGTAGTAGCGATAGTAGAGCTGCCAGACACCAACATCGGAAGGGCTGGTGTTCTGCTCTCCAGGGAGAAGCCCTAG